One genomic segment of Pseudomonas sp. p1(2021b) includes these proteins:
- the nuoJ gene encoding NADH-quinone oxidoreductase subunit J: MEFAFYFASGIAVVSTLRVVTGTNPVHALLYLIISLISVAMIFFSLGAPFAGALEVIAYAGAIMVLFVFVVMMLNLGPASVAQERGWLKPGIWAGPVVLAALLLLELLYVLFAEPSGAAISGTTVDAKAVGISLFGPYLLVVELASMLLLAAAVTAFHLGRNEAKE, translated from the coding sequence ATGGAATTCGCTTTCTACTTCGCATCCGGGATCGCCGTGGTCTCCACCCTCCGGGTGGTGACCGGCACCAACCCTGTGCACGCCCTGCTCTACCTGATCATTTCCCTGATCTCCGTGGCGATGATCTTCTTCTCCCTGGGTGCGCCGTTCGCCGGCGCCCTGGAAGTGATCGCCTATGCCGGCGCCATCATGGTGCTGTTCGTCTTCGTGGTGATGATGCTCAACCTCGGGCCGGCCTCGGTCGCCCAGGAACGTGGCTGGCTCAAGCCCGGCATCTGGGCGGGGCCTGTGGTCCTGGCCGCCTTGCTGCTGCTCGAGCTGCTCTACGTGCTGTTCGCCGAGCCAAGCGGCGCAGCCATCAGCGGTACCACCGTGGATGCCAAGGCCGTGGGCATCAGCCTGTTCGGCCCGTACCTGCTGGTGGTCGAACTGGCCTCGATGCTGCTGCTCGCCGCAGCCGTCACGGCCTTCCACCTGGGCCGCAACGAGGCGAAGGAGTAA
- a CDS encoding TonB-dependent receptor family protein produces the protein MRPVSPVTCAAGVLAICACSPDLAAAPVELDEVLIQEQQGELEQAAQRLRETPGATTLVDMQRVDQGRVATNQDVLAYQPGVFAQSAGNDGIKLSVRGSGINRSPGAHGSGIYTMFDGLPLTGPGGTPYELFEPLWLSRAEVLRGANGFDQGALALGGAINYVTHTGHDAAPLQLRYEVGSRGYAHRHISSGQVLGNLDYYLALTDAEYDGYQAHSSGSAKGIAANIGYRFNANLETRFYLRYRETENELAGRLTKQQIKHDPRAANPEYLRRDASRPQPGSTWLANKTTIYLEDESRLETGLVYHDYPMDLREGPNRLKVAYTDVSGTLNYHRRDTLFGHESKTTIGWRTTKHLPNSGASEFVRVPESSNGFKPVGTRTRDFSYQGSDTVLHASNDLELVPDLWLTTGLAMIYTRRESDVTYPANGGKVSQHDWDYAPRLGLRYDIDPQLQVYGNLSRSVEPPHPWSLIWSSTVATQPIEMQNQTATTLELGARGASALGDWDLTWYYSRVRHELLAVEIVQGAPAKEFNASPTVHQGIEAGLDSTLWEQAGIGRLSLRQAYTFSDFHYRDDDKFGGNRLPGIPMHYYQAEVRYDWPSGFYAGLNTQMASKVQVDYANSNHADAYALLGARLGWNSPTQDWQTWLDLRNLTNKRYAATVTPGYDDQGQDKPRSTPGEGFAVYAGVSYSLR, from the coding sequence ATGCGTCCCGTTTCACCTGTCACCTGCGCTGCCGGCGTGCTGGCTATCTGCGCCTGCAGCCCTGATCTGGCGGCGGCTCCCGTGGAGCTGGACGAGGTATTGATCCAGGAACAGCAAGGCGAACTGGAGCAGGCCGCGCAGCGTCTGCGGGAGACGCCTGGCGCAACCACCCTGGTCGACATGCAGCGGGTGGATCAAGGGCGCGTTGCCACCAACCAGGACGTGCTCGCCTATCAACCAGGGGTCTTCGCCCAATCGGCTGGCAACGACGGCATCAAGCTGTCGGTCCGTGGCTCGGGGATCAACCGCTCCCCTGGCGCCCACGGCTCCGGGATCTATACGATGTTCGACGGCCTGCCGCTGACCGGCCCCGGGGGCACGCCCTATGAGCTGTTCGAGCCACTGTGGCTGAGCCGTGCCGAAGTACTGCGCGGCGCCAACGGGTTCGACCAGGGCGCCTTGGCCCTGGGCGGCGCGATCAACTATGTGACCCATACCGGCCATGACGCCGCGCCCTTGCAGCTGCGTTATGAAGTGGGCAGCCGCGGCTACGCCCATCGGCACATCAGCTCTGGACAGGTGCTGGGTAACCTGGACTATTACCTCGCCCTGACCGACGCCGAATACGACGGTTACCAGGCGCACAGCAGCGGCAGTGCCAAGGGCATTGCCGCCAATATCGGCTATCGCTTTAACGCCAATCTGGAAACGCGCTTCTACCTGCGCTACCGGGAGACCGAGAACGAGTTGGCCGGGCGCTTGACCAAGCAGCAGATCAAGCATGACCCTCGGGCGGCTAACCCGGAGTACCTGCGTCGCGATGCGAGCCGACCACAGCCAGGCAGCACTTGGCTGGCCAACAAGACCACAATCTATCTGGAAGACGAGTCACGCCTGGAAACTGGGCTGGTGTACCACGACTATCCGATGGACCTACGCGAAGGCCCCAATCGCCTAAAAGTCGCTTACACCGATGTGAGCGGAACGCTGAACTACCATCGCCGCGATACACTGTTCGGCCATGAAAGCAAAACCACAATCGGATGGCGTACTACAAAACACTTACCCAATAGCGGTGCATCGGAGTTCGTTCGGGTGCCCGAGAGCAGCAATGGTTTCAAACCTGTCGGCACGCGTACCCGCGACTTCAGCTATCAAGGGTCGGATACCGTGCTGCATGCGAGCAACGATCTGGAGCTCGTCCCCGATTTATGGCTGACCACCGGCCTGGCAATGATCTACACCCGCCGCGAAAGTGACGTCACCTACCCCGCCAACGGCGGCAAGGTCAGCCAGCACGACTGGGACTATGCACCGCGCCTGGGCCTGCGTTACGACATCGACCCGCAATTGCAGGTCTATGGCAACCTGAGCCGATCGGTCGAGCCGCCACACCCGTGGTCGCTCATCTGGAGCTCGACCGTTGCCACCCAGCCGATCGAAATGCAAAACCAGACCGCCACCACACTGGAGCTGGGCGCGCGCGGCGCTTCGGCCTTGGGCGATTGGGACCTGACCTGGTACTACTCACGCGTACGTCACGAACTATTGGCCGTGGAAATCGTGCAAGGTGCTCCAGCCAAGGAATTCAACGCCAGCCCCACCGTCCACCAAGGCATCGAGGCCGGCCTGGACAGCACCCTGTGGGAGCAGGCCGGTATCGGCAGGCTCTCCCTGCGCCAGGCCTACACGTTCAGCGACTTCCACTACCGCGACGATGATAAGTTCGGCGGCAACCGCCTGCCGGGCATCCCCATGCACTACTACCAGGCCGAGGTGCGCTACGACTGGCCCAGCGGGTTCTATGCCGGGCTCAACACCCAGATGGCGTCCAAGGTTCAGGTCGACTATGCCAACAGCAACCACGCCGACGCCTACGCCCTGCTCGGCGCAAGGCTGGGCTGGAATTCGCCCACGCAGGATTGGCAGACCTGGCTGGACCTGCGCAACCTGACCAACAAACGCTATGCCGCCACGGTCACCCCTGGGTATGACGATCAAGGCCAGGACAAGCCGCGTTCCACGCCCGGCGAAGGGTTCGCCGTGTATGCGGGTGTGTCCTACAGCTTGCGCTGA
- the nuoK gene encoding NADH-quinone oxidoreductase subunit NuoK → MGAIPLEHGLAVAGILFCLGLVGLMVRRNILFVLMSLEVMMNASALAFIVAGARWVQPDGQVMFILVISLAAAEASIGLAILLQLYRRFHTLDIDAASEMRG, encoded by the coding sequence ATGGGTGCTATCCCTCTCGAGCACGGTCTGGCAGTCGCCGGTATTCTGTTCTGCCTCGGTCTGGTCGGCCTGATGGTCCGCCGCAACATCCTCTTCGTACTCATGAGCCTGGAAGTCATGATGAACGCCTCTGCCCTGGCGTTCATCGTCGCCGGTGCCCGTTGGGTCCAACCCGACGGCCAGGTGATGTTCATTCTGGTGATCAGCCTGGCAGCCGCCGAGGCCAGCATTGGCCTGGCGATCCTGCTGCAGCTGTATCGCCGCTTCCACACTCTCGACATCGATGCTGCCAGTGAGATGCGCGGATGA
- a CDS encoding AI-2E family transporter yields MNETALQNKALAVLLALVTIAFVWILLPFYGAVFWAVILAILFAPLQRDLVLRLGRRRNLAAAVTLLVCLLIAVLPVIIISALLVQEGATIYQRIEKGELDIAGHIEGLKTLLPSFAQSGLERMGMGDLEGLREKITKWAMQGSQFLASQAFSFGQGTFDFLVSFGVMLYLLFFFLREGAELARKVRMAVPLPEQQKRRLQLKFSRVVRATVKGNLLVAVTQGALGGLIFWVLGIPSALVWGVLMAFLSLLPAVGSAMVWGPVAAYFLATGAIVPGVVLIAFGVLVIGLVDNVLRPILVGKDTRMPDYLILISTIGGLAVFGLNGFVIGPLIAALFMSSWAIFTGSRIQVQLPS; encoded by the coding sequence ATGAACGAGACCGCATTGCAGAACAAGGCCTTGGCCGTGCTCCTGGCGCTGGTGACCATCGCCTTCGTGTGGATCCTGCTGCCGTTCTACGGCGCGGTGTTCTGGGCGGTGATCCTCGCCATCCTGTTTGCCCCGCTGCAACGTGACCTGGTGCTGCGCCTGGGCCGCCGACGCAACCTGGCGGCGGCGGTCACCCTGCTGGTGTGCCTACTGATCGCTGTGCTGCCGGTGATCATCATCAGTGCCCTGCTGGTGCAAGAGGGCGCGACGATCTACCAGCGCATCGAGAAAGGCGAGCTGGACATCGCCGGCCACATCGAAGGGCTCAAGACGCTATTGCCCTCCTTCGCCCAGAGCGGCCTGGAGCGCATGGGCATGGGCGATCTGGAGGGACTGCGCGAGAAGATCACCAAATGGGCCATGCAAGGCAGCCAGTTCCTGGCCAGTCAGGCGTTCAGCTTTGGCCAGGGAACCTTCGACTTCCTGGTGAGCTTTGGCGTGATGCTCTATCTGTTGTTCTTCTTCCTGCGCGAGGGGGCGGAGCTGGCGCGCAAGGTGCGTATGGCCGTGCCATTGCCCGAACAGCAAAAGCGCCGCCTGCAGCTCAAGTTCAGCCGTGTGGTGCGGGCTACGGTCAAGGGCAACCTGCTCGTGGCGGTGACCCAGGGCGCCTTGGGCGGGCTGATCTTCTGGGTGCTGGGTATTCCCAGCGCGCTGGTCTGGGGTGTGCTGATGGCTTTTCTTTCATTGCTGCCGGCGGTGGGCTCCGCCATGGTCTGGGGGCCAGTGGCCGCTTACTTCCTTGCCACCGGCGCAATCGTGCCGGGTGTGGTGCTGATCGCCTTCGGCGTGCTGGTGATCGGCCTGGTGGACAACGTGCTGCGCCCTATCCTGGTGGGCAAGGACACCCGCATGCCCGACTACCTGATCCTGATTTCAACCATCGGCGGCCTGGCGGTATTTGGCCTGAACGGTTTCGTCATCGGGCCGCTGATCGCCGCGCTGTTCATGTCCAGCTGGGCGATCTTCACCGGCAGTCGGATCCAGGTGCAACTGCCTTCGTAA
- a CDS encoding helix-turn-helix domain-containing protein — MNLQSQLKSDSVDEQSIHLTPREKEVLLWCAYGKTSWEIGQIVGCKESTVNFHISNILRKFAVNTRVAAVIKALRYGLLKDQ; from the coding sequence ATGAATCTGCAAAGCCAACTGAAGTCCGACTCTGTCGACGAGCAGTCCATCCACCTCACGCCAAGGGAAAAGGAAGTTCTGCTTTGGTGCGCTTATGGCAAAACCTCTTGGGAAATTGGCCAGATTGTGGGTTGTAAAGAGTCGACCGTTAACTTTCATATCAGCAATATCCTACGCAAGTTTGCTGTAAATACCCGGGTCGCGGCGGTGATCAAGGCCTTGCGGTATGGCCTGCTGAAAGACCAGTGA
- a CDS encoding ogr/Delta-like zinc finger family protein, whose translation MSSYKLVCPHCSGKMRIRTSEGRHVFLRIAYLQCVNEACGWSVRAQFEMTHELSPSGMPNPDVHLPSAGGELRRAANNPGRPRKTSRSVTTASGAA comes from the coding sequence ATGAGTAGCTACAAACTGGTATGCCCGCATTGCAGCGGCAAAATGCGGATCCGAACCAGTGAAGGGCGTCACGTCTTTCTCCGGATCGCTTACCTGCAATGCGTCAACGAAGCCTGCGGCTGGTCGGTCCGTGCCCAGTTCGAGATGACCCATGAGTTGTCTCCCAGCGGCATGCCGAACCCGGATGTCCACCTTCCAAGTGCGGGCGGTGAGTTGCGCCGGGCAGCCAATAATCCGGGGCGGCCACGAAAGACCTCCCGCAGCGTTACGACTGCTTCCGGTGCGGCGTGA
- the nuoL gene encoding NADH-quinone oxidoreductase subunit L, giving the protein MNLLFLTFVFPLIGFLLLSFSRGRFSENLSALIGVGSVGLSAAVAAYVIWQFNVAPPEGGAYSQLLWQWMSVDGFAPNFTLYLDGLSVTMLGVVTGVGFLIHLFASWYMRGEAGYSRFFSYTNLFIASMLFLVLGDNLLFIYFGWEGVGLCSYLLIGFYYSNRNNGNAALKAFIVTRIGDVFMAIGLFILFAQLGTLNVQELLVLAPQKFQAGDTWMVLATLMLLGGAVGKSAQLPLQTWLADAMAGPTPVSALIHAATMVTAGVYLIARTHGLFLLAPDILHLVGIVGGVTLVLAGFAALVQTDIKRILAYSTMSQIGYMFLALGVGAWEGAIFHLMTHAFFKALLFLASGAVIVACHHEQNIFKMGGLWKKLPLAYASFVVGGAALAALPILTAGFYSKDEILWEAFASGHTGLLYAGLVGAFMTSLYTFRLIFIAFHGEAKTEAHAGHGVSHWLPLGVLIVLSTFVGAWIHPPLAGVLPQSVGHAGGEAQHSLEIVSGAIAIAGILLAAVLFLGKRTLVTAIANSGIGRVLSAWWFAAWGFDWIYDKLFVKPYLLISHLLRKDPVDRSIGLIPRMARGGHVAMSKTETGQLRWYTASIAVGAVLVLGAVVVAAV; this is encoded by the coding sequence ATGAACCTTCTCTTCCTGACTTTCGTCTTCCCCCTGATCGGCTTCCTGCTGCTGTCGTTCTCCCGCGGGCGGTTCTCGGAGAACCTGTCCGCGCTGATCGGCGTCGGCTCCGTCGGCCTCTCGGCCGCCGTGGCCGCCTACGTGATCTGGCAATTCAACGTCGCGCCGCCTGAAGGTGGCGCGTACAGCCAGCTGCTGTGGCAGTGGATGTCGGTGGACGGCTTCGCGCCGAACTTCACCCTCTACCTGGACGGCCTGTCGGTCACCATGCTCGGCGTGGTCACCGGTGTGGGCTTCCTGATCCACCTGTTCGCTTCCTGGTACATGCGCGGCGAAGCCGGTTACTCGCGCTTCTTCTCGTACACCAACCTGTTCATCGCCAGCATGCTGTTCCTGGTGCTGGGCGACAACCTGCTGTTCATCTACTTCGGCTGGGAAGGCGTGGGCCTGTGCTCCTACCTGTTGATCGGTTTCTACTACAGCAACCGCAACAACGGTAACGCGGCACTGAAGGCCTTCATCGTCACCCGGATCGGCGACGTGTTCATGGCCATCGGCCTGTTCATCCTGTTCGCCCAGCTCGGTACGCTGAACGTGCAGGAACTGCTGGTGCTGGCACCGCAGAAATTCCAGGCGGGCGACACCTGGATGGTCCTGGCCACCCTGATGCTGCTCGGTGGTGCGGTCGGTAAATCGGCCCAGCTGCCGCTGCAGACCTGGCTGGCCGACGCAATGGCCGGCCCGACGCCGGTCTCGGCGCTGATCCACGCCGCCACCATGGTGACCGCAGGCGTCTACCTGATCGCCCGTACCCATGGCCTGTTCCTGCTGGCGCCGGACATCCTGCACCTGGTGGGCATCGTCGGTGGCGTGACCCTGGTCCTGGCCGGTTTCGCCGCGCTGGTGCAGACCGACATCAAGCGTATCCTCGCCTACTCGACCATGAGCCAGATCGGCTACATGTTCCTGGCCCTGGGCGTCGGTGCCTGGGAAGGCGCGATCTTCCACCTGATGACCCACGCCTTCTTCAAGGCCCTGCTGTTCCTTGCCTCCGGTGCGGTGATCGTCGCCTGCCACCACGAGCAGAACATCTTCAAGATGGGCGGGCTGTGGAAGAAGCTGCCGCTGGCCTACGCCAGCTTCGTGGTCGGTGGCGCCGCCCTGGCTGCCCTGCCGATCCTGACCGCCGGCTTCTATTCCAAGGACGAGATCCTCTGGGAAGCCTTCGCCAGCGGCCACACCGGCCTGCTGTACGCTGGCCTGGTCGGTGCGTTCATGACCTCGCTGTACACCTTCCGCCTGATCTTCATCGCCTTCCACGGCGAAGCGAAGACCGAGGCTCATGCCGGCCACGGGGTTTCCCACTGGCTGCCGCTGGGCGTGCTGATCGTGCTGTCGACCTTCGTCGGCGCCTGGATCCACCCACCGCTGGCAGGTGTGCTGCCGCAGAGCGTCGGCCATGCCGGTGGCGAAGCCCAGCACTCGCTGGAAATCGTCTCCGGTGCCATCGCCATCGCCGGTATCCTGCTGGCCGCGGTGCTGTTCCTGGGCAAACGTACCCTGGTCACGGCCATCGCAAACAGCGGCATCGGCCGCGTCCTGTCGGCCTGGTGGTTCGCTGCCTGGGGCTTCGACTGGATCTACGACAAGCTGTTCGTCAAACCTTACCTGCTGATCAGCCACCTCCTGCGCAAGGACCCGGTTGACCGCAGCATCGGCCTGATTCCTCGTATGGCTCGCGGCGGCCACGTTGCCATGAGCAAGACCGAGACCGGCCAGCTGCGCTGGTACACCGCCTCCATCGCCGTGGGTGCCGTGCTGGTACTGGGCGCCGTGGTAGTAGCGGCGGTATGA
- a CDS encoding helix-turn-helix domain-containing protein: protein MSKTCIAAILSRLKLIAGCTTDIELAKTLGISPQTLSSWKVRGRIPYSLCVALAEQHDLSLDWLLLGDGNQARTPAPPQADTSTSGWEADLLVQLRELSDLDLQTIRATVQDKLRISQLERRLEELASRPDSH, encoded by the coding sequence ATGAGTAAAACCTGCATTGCTGCGATATTGAGTCGACTGAAGCTGATTGCTGGTTGCACAACCGACATCGAGCTCGCCAAAACGTTGGGGATCAGCCCGCAAACCCTGAGCAGTTGGAAAGTGCGTGGGCGCATCCCGTATTCACTGTGTGTCGCACTGGCCGAACAACATGATTTGTCACTGGACTGGTTATTGTTGGGCGATGGCAACCAGGCTCGCACACCCGCCCCCCCACAGGCGGATACCTCGACGTCAGGCTGGGAGGCGGACCTGCTCGTGCAATTGAGGGAGCTGTCCGACCTGGACCTGCAAACCATCCGCGCGACCGTGCAGGACAAGCTGCGGATCTCTCAGTTGGAACGTCGCCTTGAAGAGCTTGCAAGCCGTCCCGACAGTCATTGA
- the nuoN gene encoding NADH-quinone oxidoreductase subunit NuoN, whose protein sequence is MEFTTQHFIALAPMLITTVTTVVVMLAIAWKRNHSQTFLLSTVGLNLALLSILPALKVAPLAVTSLVTIDKFACLYMALILVATLACVTLAHAYLGEGAKGYPGNREELYLLLLMSALGGLVLVSANHLAGLFIGLELLSVPVYGLVAYAFFNKRSLEAGIKYMVLSAAGSAFLLFGMALLYADAGSLTFDQIGKALASTSMPSLLAQLGLGMMLVGLAFKLSLVPFHLWTPDVYEGAPAPVAAFLATASKVAVFAVVVRLFMLSPAASSGVLSTVLAVIAVASIIIGNLLALTQSNLKRLLGYSSIAHFGYLVIALVASKGLATEAIGVYLVTYVITSLGAFGVITLMSSPYAGRDADALYEYRGLFWRRPYLTAVLTVMMLSLAGIPLTAGFIGKFYIIATGVESHLWWLVGALVIGSAIGVYYYLRVMVTLYLVEPNLRRHDAPLKWEQRTGGVMLLAIAILAFVLGVYPQPLLEMVQQAGLQLIG, encoded by the coding sequence ATGGAATTCACCACTCAACACTTCATCGCATTGGCGCCGATGCTCATCACCACCGTGACCACGGTGGTGGTGATGCTGGCGATCGCCTGGAAGCGCAATCACTCGCAGACCTTCCTGCTGTCAACCGTGGGCCTTAACCTGGCCCTGCTGTCGATCCTCCCGGCGCTGAAGGTCGCGCCGCTGGCGGTCACCTCGCTGGTGACCATCGACAAGTTCGCCTGCCTGTACATGGCCCTGATCCTGGTGGCCACGCTCGCCTGCGTCACCCTTGCCCACGCCTACCTGGGCGAAGGTGCCAAGGGCTACCCGGGCAACCGTGAAGAGCTGTACCTGCTGCTGCTGATGTCTGCCCTGGGCGGCCTGGTGCTGGTCAGCGCCAATCACCTGGCCGGCCTCTTCATCGGCCTGGAGCTGCTGTCGGTACCGGTCTACGGCCTGGTGGCGTACGCCTTCTTCAACAAGCGTTCGCTGGAAGCCGGCATCAAGTACATGGTGCTCTCGGCCGCAGGCTCGGCCTTCCTGCTGTTCGGCATGGCCCTGCTGTATGCCGACGCCGGCAGCCTAACCTTCGACCAGATCGGCAAGGCCCTGGCCAGCACCAGCATGCCAAGCCTGCTGGCCCAGCTGGGCCTGGGCATGATGCTGGTCGGCCTGGCGTTCAAGCTGTCGCTGGTCCCCTTCCACCTGTGGACCCCGGACGTGTACGAAGGTGCTCCGGCGCCGGTCGCCGCCTTCCTGGCCACCGCCAGCAAGGTCGCGGTATTCGCCGTGGTCGTGCGCCTGTTCATGCTCTCCCCCGCTGCCAGCAGCGGAGTGCTGAGCACTGTGCTGGCCGTGATCGCCGTCGCCTCGATCATCATCGGCAACCTGCTGGCGCTGACCCAGAGCAACCTCAAGCGTCTGCTCGGTTACTCGTCCATCGCCCACTTCGGCTACCTGGTCATCGCCCTGGTGGCGAGCAAGGGCCTGGCGACCGAGGCCATCGGTGTCTACCTGGTCACCTACGTGATCACCAGCCTGGGCGCCTTCGGCGTGATCACCCTGATGTCTTCGCCTTATGCCGGCCGTGACGCCGATGCCCTGTACGAATACCGCGGCCTGTTCTGGCGCCGTCCGTACCTGACCGCGGTACTGACCGTGATGATGCTGTCGCTGGCCGGTATCCCGCTGACCGCAGGCTTTATCGGCAAGTTCTACATCATCGCCACCGGCGTCGAGTCGCACCTGTGGTGGCTGGTCGGCGCCCTGGTGATCGGTAGCGCCATCGGCGTCTACTACTACCTGCGCGTCATGGTCACCCTGTACCTGGTCGAGCCGAACCTGCGTCGCCACGACGCCCCGCTGAAGTGGGAACAGCGCACCGGCGGCGTCATGCTGCTGGCCATCGCGATTCTTGCCTTCGTCCTGGGTGTGTACCCGCAGCCTCTGCTGGAAATGGTGCAACAAGCCGGCCTGCAACTGATCGGCTGA
- the nuoM gene encoding NADH-quinone oxidoreductase subunit M, translating to MILPWLILIPFIGGLLCWLGERFGTTLPRWIALLTMSLLLGIGLWLWGNGDYTLAPAPGAEPAWTLEYKVEWIKRFGISIHLALDGLSLLMILLTGLLGVLSVLCSWKEIQRHVGFFHLNLMWILGGVVGVFLALDLFLFFFFWEMMLVPMYFLIALWGHSSADGKKTRIYAATKFFIFTQASGLIMLVAILGLVLVNYNATGVITFNYSDLLKAELPAGVEYLLMLGFFIAFAVKLPVVPFHSWLPDAHAQAPTAGSVDLAGILLKTAAYGLLRFALPLFPNASAEFAPIAMTLGLIGIFYGAFLAFAQTDIKRLVAFSSVSHMGFVLIGIYSGSQQALQGAVIQMLAHGLSAAALFILAGQLYERLHTRDMRQMGGLWHRIAYLPAISLFFAAASLGLPGTGNFVGEFLILIGSFASVPWITVIATTGLVFGSVYSLIMIHRAYFGPAKADTVLAGMDGRELIMVLGLAGLLILLGVYPQPFLDTSAATMSGVQQWLGSAFTQLASAR from the coding sequence ATGATTCTGCCTTGGCTGATCCTGATTCCCTTCATCGGCGGCCTCCTGTGCTGGCTGGGTGAGCGCTTCGGCACCACCCTGCCCCGCTGGATCGCGCTGCTGACCATGTCCCTGCTGCTCGGCATCGGCCTGTGGCTGTGGGGTAACGGTGACTACACCCTGGCCCCGGCCCCTGGCGCCGAACCTGCCTGGACCCTCGAATACAAGGTCGAGTGGATCAAGCGCTTCGGCATCAGCATCCACCTGGCCCTCGACGGCCTGTCGCTGCTGATGATCCTGCTCACCGGCCTGCTGGGTGTACTGTCGGTCCTGTGTTCCTGGAAAGAGATCCAGCGTCACGTCGGCTTCTTCCACCTCAACCTGATGTGGATTCTCGGTGGCGTGGTCGGTGTGTTCCTGGCCCTGGACCTGTTCCTGTTCTTCTTCTTCTGGGAAATGATGCTGGTGCCGATGTACTTCCTCATCGCGCTCTGGGGTCACAGCTCGGCCGATGGCAAGAAGACCCGGATCTACGCCGCGACCAAGTTCTTCATCTTCACCCAGGCCAGCGGCCTGATCATGCTGGTGGCGATCCTTGGCCTGGTGCTGGTGAACTACAACGCCACCGGCGTCATCACCTTCAACTACAGCGACCTGCTCAAGGCCGAGCTGCCCGCTGGTGTCGAGTACCTGCTGATGCTGGGCTTCTTCATCGCCTTCGCGGTGAAACTGCCGGTGGTGCCGTTCCACTCCTGGCTGCCTGACGCTCACGCCCAGGCACCGACCGCAGGCTCCGTGGACCTGGCGGGTATCTTGCTGAAGACTGCGGCCTATGGCCTGCTGCGCTTCGCCTTGCCGCTGTTCCCGAACGCCTCGGCCGAGTTCGCGCCGATCGCCATGACCCTGGGCCTGATCGGCATCTTCTATGGTGCCTTCCTGGCCTTCGCGCAAACCGACATCAAGCGCCTGGTCGCGTTCTCCAGCGTTTCGCACATGGGCTTCGTGCTGATCGGCATCTACTCCGGCAGCCAGCAGGCCCTGCAAGGCGCCGTGATCCAGATGCTGGCCCACGGCCTGTCGGCCGCCGCGCTGTTCATCCTGGCCGGCCAGCTGTACGAGCGCCTGCACACCCGTGACATGCGCCAGATGGGCGGCCTGTGGCACCGCATCGCCTACCTGCCGGCGATCAGCCTGTTCTTCGCTGCCGCATCGCTGGGCCTGCCGGGTACCGGCAACTTCGTGGGCGAGTTCCTGATCCTGATCGGCAGCTTCGCCAGCGTACCGTGGATCACCGTGATCGCCACCACTGGCCTGGTCTTCGGTTCGGTCTACTCGCTGATCATGATCCACCGCGCCTACTTCGGCCCGGCCAAGGCCGATACCGTCCTGGCCGGCATGGACGGTCGCGAGCTGATCATGGTCCTGGGCCTGGCTGGCCTGCTGATCCTGCTGGGCGTGTACCCGCAGCCGTTCCTGGACACCTCTGCTGCCACCATGAGTGGTGTACAGCAGTGGCTCGGTTCCGCTTTCACTCAACTCGCTTCGGCCCGGTAA
- a CDS encoding head completion/stabilization protein: MNSNASATTEDDSQLQGSRYLACHDLFWPRIELGVLRNRLHLPPEISDTQLEVAARASVELAAQEFAQWRRCLRERGYRRLIDVARHDQGRALSTCYLRLVEAGTRSALARHVTEVALGAPLRKEVSHE; encoded by the coding sequence ATGAACAGCAACGCTTCAGCAACTACCGAGGACGATTCCCAACTCCAGGGTTCGCGCTACCTGGCTTGCCACGATCTGTTCTGGCCACGTATCGAACTGGGTGTATTGCGTAACCGCCTGCACCTTCCCCCTGAAATCAGCGATACACAACTGGAAGTCGCTGCCAGGGCATCCGTTGAACTGGCAGCGCAGGAATTCGCCCAATGGCGGCGGTGCCTGCGTGAGCGTGGCTACAGGCGGCTCATCGATGTCGCCCGGCACGACCAGGGCAGGGCGCTTTCGACCTGTTACCTGCGGCTGGTGGAAGCGGGTACCCGCAGCGCCTTGGCTCGCCATGTCACCGAGGTTGCCCTGGGCGCGCCATTACGCAAGGAGGTGTCCCATGAATGA